The region TCCAACATCTACCTTTTCCTATCTAAATAGTGAAAAATTCTAATTGTTAAAGTTAAAAATAAGATTATCTTCGCATGCTTTATGTTCTTTTAAATATTATGCACATGCGCTTTTATAAGACATTAAAGATAATGTACGCAATTACTCCAAGTAAGAAAGCTATTATCCAAAAAGCCAACGTAGTTCTCATCAAATATCTTGTATTTTTTATAAACTTTGAACCACATGGCCTTAATATAATTATGAAAATGATGCCGAGTATCTCTGCAAGTCCTCCAAAGACCTTATGGATTGTCATTAAGAGGATTGTAGGTTGTGTAATTCTTGATGCCAAAGAACTAAGGCCTCCTATTGTGCCAGGCACCATTACGAATATTAAAGATAACAAATTAAGGAAGACTGCTATGCCCATTATCTTGCCATGCATATCGTATCTTATTTTTCGCTTCGCATAGAAAAATCCAGCAAAAATGATTATTATGATAACTATCTGTAGAAGTAGATTTAGATCAGATATCAATCCAGCTCTAGTCCCTAATATTGACATAACATACACCATTATATATTTATAGCAATTTTCATTAAGATTTCATATTTCTTCATTTAGAATAAAAAATTTAGCATATAGCATAAGCCAAGGGATAGTAAGTACTCTTTCTAGAAACGTGGTAGGAACATTGGTACTTTTCCTTGATATCGAGAATATTTTGCACCAAATCTCTTTATCATCTCTATCTCCTCTTTCTCTGCTAAACGATAGTACACTATAGTCAATATTGGAAACATTATCAGTGTTGGAATTGTGGGCCATTGGATGAGAAATGCAACCGAACCTAAAATTATACCAAGATATTGTGGATGACGAACATGGCTATATACACCTTTTGTAACTAGATTTCCTTTTCCGTGGTACACTATCCTCCATCCGGCAACAACCAAGTAAACGGATAAGATCAATATCAAGATACTCACAACCATCACCACAAAGACTCCTGTCTCAAGCGTCCATAATCCTAAAAGTGCCAATGTAGCAGCAAATAAGTGCCCATGTAAGGGATCAGGTGTCAAAGGTATTCCAAAGAAACCACTCAGGAAATATATAGTCAGTGGTATTCCAAACATCTCTGTGAACAAGGATACAAAAAACGCTTCGGTTATTCCTAGAGAGGCCCAATTCCGTCTCTTGAAGGGTTTTAGGAAAGCAACTATGAATAGACTAAATAATGCTATAGATAGGATAACTACCAACCAATTTCCAAATAAGTACTCCTCTCCAGGAATTATCAGTTCTTACTTTCTCCTTCAGATTAACATATATGTGCAATTAATTCTATTTATAGCGCGCCCCATGTATTCATTACTATCTCTTAAAAACACATAAGCTAATTTTAGAAGAATAAGAATGATATGCCCATTACCATAAAAACAATTCCGGCAATTTTTGCTATTAATCTCTTATCTATTTTATTTGATAAGATCTTTCCCAAATAGATTGTTACAATTGACAACAAAGTTAAGGCCATCATAACACCTAAAAGAACCATCATAGCGTTGTATCGGGTTGCGAATGCTGCTGAGGCTATTTGTGTTTTATCACCCCATTCTGTTAAAAAAATCAAAACAAATCCAGAAAAGAATGAACTCTTAGAATATAATCTACTTTTATTATTTAATTTGATATCTCTGGATATGACAGCGCTTCTTAGCATAAATATTCCAAATATCACAAAAATAATTCCCGAAAAAACTTTTACATAGAAAATTGGAATGAAGCTCGTTACGTATGACCCTAATACAACGGCGATTCCATCTACTATGAAAAAAGCAAGTAAAATTCCTATCAATAAGTTCAAATGCTTCTTTGTTCTTGAGGATAAAAGGAAAACGGATAATTGAGTTTTGTCACCTATCTCCGCTAATCCCACTCCAATTAAAGGGATCAATAAATCGATCGCCATGGCTTAATCATTCATTACTCTTGTCTAATAGTTATCTAAAAACATTTACTAATTTTCCTTAACATTGAGAAATCGATATTCAGAATTTCTATCTTGTTAATTACAACGTAGGCTAAAGCATGTAGCGCGAGCGATTCATGATTTAGGAAATATATCGATCATCGTAACAATCCTTAAATATATATTGTTTACATGTGATGTAAACATTTACACATGGTGTAAATAAACGAACAAAAATGAGGATAAAGAAAATGAATAAGCGAATTCTAGCGACAATTGCAGTGACATTATTTTTAACCTCGAGCTTTATGTCAATTCAACAAGTTACAGCTCACTATACATTGGGTGCACAAACACCTAATGGCCCAGCGCAACCAATGGGACAGAAAGGATTAGATACGGCACCTGACTTGCATGCCAATCCTGGTGGTTGGGGAACTGACCCAGATGCAACAGTTGTATATGCACTTCCAGGCAAGAATTATGAGCCTTTAGGCGTACAACAGAACTACTACTCTCCTGATGGTGCTATATTAACAGACACTACAGGAGACATATGGTTCTACATCAACGTCTCTTCACCGATCAACATTAACTGGGATGAATGGTCCGACCCTGATGGAGGAGGCCCAGCCGCCGCTGACTTCCAGCCTCATTCCAAATGGTTCTATATCGCCATTCCTCCAGAGTTTGGCGTGCCAGAGGGATGGAACGGTCCTGATACTGAAGTCTGGAACAGTCCTACCACTGAGAACAGTGGTTATGGAGATGCAAGTTCTGTAATTACGAGCATCACTAACGACTACAGATACATCCAAGTAGGTAAGTTCAAAGAATCTCACATGTTCACTCCAGGATGGTGGTTTGTTAGAGTTAGTGCGCCAGCGGTAGAATGGCCAGCTGGTGTTAACTATCCTCCTAATGTAACTCCATGGCCAGGCGTAGGCATGACAAATTCAAACTGGCTTTACCCTGCATTTAGAGACCCATGGTATGATAGGCAGGTAGCTCCAGCATCATTCCCAACTGAGGTAGTCGGCGATCAAACTCAATTGTGGAATTCAAGTGGACTCTATTGGGTTAGGGTAAAAGGACTTACGGCACCTAGTATCGCGGGAAAATACTTCTTCA is a window of Candidatus Bathyarchaeota archaeon DNA encoding:
- a CDS encoding TMEM165/GDT1 family protein, whose protein sequence is MAIDLLIPLIGVGLAEIGDKTQLSVFLLSSRTKKHLNLLIGILLAFFIVDGIAVVLGSYVTSFIPIFYVKVFSGIIFVIFGIFMLRSAVISRDIKLNNKSRLYSKSSFFSGFVLIFLTEWGDKTQIASAAFATRYNAMMVLLGVMMALTLLSIVTIYLGKILSNKIDKRLIAKIAGIVFMVMGISFLFF
- a CDS encoding isoprenylcysteine carboxylmethyltransferase family protein, which produces MVVILSIALFSLFIVAFLKPFKRRNWASLGITEAFFVSLFTEMFGIPLTIYFLSGFFGIPLTPDPLHGHLFAATLALLGLWTLETGVFVVMVVSILILILSVYLVVAGWRIVYHGKGNLVTKGVYSHVRHPQYLGIILGSVAFLIQWPTIPTLIMFPILTIVYYRLAEKEEIEMIKRFGAKYSRYQGKVPMFLPRF